One genomic region from Thalassotalea sp. PS06 encodes:
- a CDS encoding class I SAM-dependent methyltransferase, whose protein sequence is MQEILSLIRLPGNNEDIPATDAQRLFHGRGHQYPGFEHICIDWIPPVAVISLFKEDDEQALGELAKYLQSNIDGCASVQLQERFFPLAPYRLLVGEPIETLEVAESGLKYGLSLGKSQNHGLFFDMRNGRNWVKEHAQNKNVLNLFAYTCAFSIAAIEGGARQVVNIDIAKAPLARGRDNHRLNQHQLEKVKFEGVDIFKSYARLRKYGPYDLLICDPPSFQKGSVNIQRDYGKIIRRLPQLMADNGLVMLCLNSPDLDQKFLKDTVEKECPECEFVEELLPPEVFIDAVPGKGLKILIYRYRSK, encoded by the coding sequence ATGCAAGAAATCCTGTCTCTTATTCGACTACCCGGCAATAACGAAGATATCCCAGCTACCGACGCCCAGCGCCTGTTTCACGGCCGTGGTCATCAATACCCAGGGTTTGAGCATATCTGTATCGACTGGATACCACCGGTGGCGGTTATTTCTTTATTTAAAGAGGATGACGAGCAGGCACTCGGCGAACTCGCGAAATACCTACAAAGCAATATTGATGGCTGTGCCTCGGTACAGCTCCAGGAAAGATTTTTCCCTCTGGCACCATATCGATTATTAGTTGGCGAACCAATAGAAACCTTGGAAGTGGCAGAATCAGGTCTTAAATACGGCTTAAGCTTAGGTAAGTCGCAAAACCATGGCTTGTTCTTTGACATGCGAAATGGCCGCAACTGGGTAAAAGAACACGCTCAAAATAAAAATGTATTGAACCTGTTTGCCTATACCTGTGCGTTTTCGATTGCCGCTATCGAAGGTGGCGCCCGACAAGTGGTAAATATTGATATTGCCAAGGCACCGTTGGCCAGAGGCAGAGACAATCATCGCTTGAACCAGCATCAGCTTGAAAAGGTAAAGTTTGAAGGCGTTGATATCTTTAAATCCTACGCACGTTTGCGTAAATATGGTCCCTATGACTTGTTGATTTGCGATCCACCCTCTTTTCAAAAAGGCAGCGTAAATATTCAGCGTGATTACGGCAAAATTATTCGCCGCTTACCACAGTTAATGGCAGACAATGGCTTGGTGATGTTATGCCTGAATTCTCCGGATTTAGACCAGAAATTTCTTAAAGACACAGTGGAAAAAGAATGCCCAGAATGTGAGTTTGTGGAAGAGCTACTGCCACCAGAGGTATTTATCGACGCGGTTCCCGGCAAAGGGTTGAAAATCTTGATATATCGCTATCGGAGCAAATAA
- a CDS encoding LysE family translocator: MAIELWLSLLVVCILGALSPGPSLALVVRNTMLGGQSAGLATAISHGFGVALYAAIAVTGIGLVIVQSPTIYSVIQYAGAAFLVYLAINALRSKGSNIEFEHENAGAVQKVHGWRDGFLIAFLNPKLALFFLALFSQFVDANATLEQQLIMIATVGAIDTLWYCLVAYGLSRGPVLNRLKKNSAIVDKITGVVLIALAVRVVI; this comes from the coding sequence ATGGCAATTGAACTTTGGTTATCGTTACTCGTGGTATGTATTCTTGGCGCCTTGTCACCTGGCCCAAGCCTGGCGCTGGTTGTCAGAAATACCATGTTAGGTGGGCAAAGTGCGGGTCTGGCAACAGCGATTAGCCACGGTTTTGGTGTTGCTCTTTATGCCGCCATCGCAGTAACGGGTATCGGTCTTGTGATTGTTCAATCGCCAACCATCTATAGTGTGATTCAATATGCAGGTGCCGCCTTTCTGGTATACCTGGCGATTAATGCTTTAAGAAGCAAAGGCAGTAATATTGAGTTCGAACATGAAAATGCAGGCGCGGTTCAAAAGGTCCACGGCTGGCGTGATGGTTTTCTTATCGCCTTTTTAAACCCCAAGCTCGCTTTATTCTTTCTGGCGTTATTTAGTCAGTTTGTCGATGCAAATGCGACATTGGAACAGCAGTTAATCATGATTGCCACGGTAGGTGCTATCGATACCCTTTGGTATTGCCTGGTTGCTTACGGCTTGTCACGAGGGCCGGTATTAAATCGTTTGAAGAAAAATAGCGCTATCGTCGATAAAATCACTGGCGTGGTATTGATCGCTCTTGCGGTGCGAGTGGTGATTTAA
- a CDS encoding PGPGW domain-containing protein, producing MLPTRIKTHLLMVFGWVMLAIGVLFILLPGPAILFIPVGLGILSLEYAFAKRWLRKYQRYSSDAARRMDDWFTRERFKRIFRRG from the coding sequence ATGTTACCAACAAGGATTAAAACACATTTACTTATGGTATTTGGCTGGGTAATGCTGGCCATCGGCGTGCTATTTATTTTATTACCCGGTCCGGCAATTCTGTTTATTCCCGTAGGCCTTGGAATATTAAGTCTGGAATATGCATTTGCAAAACGCTGGTTACGTAAGTATCAACGATATTCTTCAGATGCCGCTCGTAGAATGGATGACTGGTTTACGAGAGAACGTTTTAAGCGAATTTTCAGACGCGGCTAG
- a CDS encoding manganese efflux pump MntP family protein translates to MPEVIFLAIALSMDAFAVSIGLGSKTVPSKKKLALLSASMFGLFQGVMPLLGYLGGKGMLDWVDTYAPWLAFMLLVLVGLKMIYEGFVEGIEDDISQVTFKVMLILSLATSIDAMAAGFSLTLLSVQPLLACAIIALITAAFSAIGVYVGHRSGTWLEGKAEIFGGVILILIGLKILLAT, encoded by the coding sequence ATGCCAGAAGTCATATTTCTAGCCATTGCTCTGAGTATGGATGCCTTTGCCGTTTCTATCGGCTTAGGCTCTAAAACCGTGCCCTCAAAAAAGAAGTTGGCGTTATTATCGGCATCAATGTTTGGCTTGTTTCAGGGAGTAATGCCGTTATTGGGTTATCTTGGTGGTAAAGGCATGCTCGATTGGGTGGACACCTATGCGCCCTGGCTGGCCTTTATGTTGCTGGTTCTGGTTGGCTTAAAAATGATTTATGAAGGCTTTGTCGAGGGCATTGAAGATGATATCTCACAGGTCACCTTCAAGGTAATGTTGATACTTTCCCTGGCTACCAGTATCGATGCCATGGCTGCTGGGTTTAGTTTGACATTGCTATCTGTGCAGCCACTATTAGCCTGTGCCATTATCGCATTAATCACTGCAGCATTTAGCGCCATCGGCGTTTACGTTGGTCATCGCAGTGGCACCTGGCTTGAGGGTAAAGCGGAAATCTTTGGCGGTGTGATCCTGATCCTCATCGGTCTTAAAATCCTGCTAGCGACCTAG
- a CDS encoding DUF3581 family protein, whose amino-acid sequence MFIRQYYQNKNDKVSFSRQQASDFAKNIADDFNPLHDIDAKRFCVPGDLLFSVILDKSGLNQEMAFTFSGMVTDANELNFPATIDAAAAVTDDNDKTYLSVEVSGENSRCETLTESLVRSYVAFSGDTFPYILGDLMRENSVMINPSRPMVMYESMKIHLNTVNVKEVSLKFNKQQTELTVDGKRGKARLVFDFISNGETIGYGEKHMVLSGLREYDHDVMDAVNAEYMAMKEDYRQQQVVNG is encoded by the coding sequence ATGTTTATTCGCCAGTATTATCAAAACAAAAATGACAAAGTAAGTTTCAGCCGTCAGCAGGCAAGCGATTTTGCCAAAAATATCGCCGACGATTTTAATCCTTTGCACGACATTGATGCTAAGCGTTTTTGTGTACCCGGTGATTTACTGTTTTCAGTAATTTTAGATAAGTCCGGTCTGAATCAGGAAATGGCATTTACCTTTTCTGGCATGGTTACCGACGCCAATGAACTTAACTTTCCGGCAACCATAGACGCTGCAGCTGCGGTTACCGATGACAATGACAAAACCTATCTGTCGGTAGAAGTTAGCGGTGAAAACAGCCGTTGTGAAACCCTGACCGAATCTTTGGTACGTTCATACGTTGCCTTTTCCGGTGATACTTTTCCGTATATTCTTGGCGATTTAATGCGCGAAAATTCAGTAATGATCAATCCGTCCCGCCCAATGGTGATGTACGAGAGCATGAAGATCCATTTAAATACGGTAAACGTCAAAGAGGTATCATTGAAGTTTAACAAACAGCAAACCGAATTAACCGTTGACGGCAAACGCGGTAAAGCTCGTTTGGTGTTCGACTTCATCTCAAATGGCGAAACCATAGGTTATGGAGAAAAACACATGGTGTTGAGTGGGCTTCGCGAATACGACCATGATGTGATGGATGCGGTTAATGCTGAATACATGGCGATGAAAGAAGATTATCGTCAGCAGCAGGTTGTAAACGGCTAA
- a CDS encoding GIY-YIG nuclease family protein, translated as MSSSWYVYILRCADKSLYTGITIDVEKRLQEHNSDNAKGAKYTRARRPVELVYQETLSDRSGATKREIEIKKLSRKQKICLIESETGVCV; from the coding sequence ATGTCGTCTTCCTGGTACGTTTATATTCTTCGCTGCGCTGATAAAAGTCTGTATACAGGCATCACCATTGATGTGGAAAAGCGATTGCAAGAACACAACAGTGATAACGCAAAAGGCGCGAAATACACCCGGGCGCGTCGTCCGGTAGAACTTGTGTATCAGGAAACCCTGTCTGATAGAAGCGGTGCAACAAAACGTGAAATTGAAATAAAGAAGTTGTCTCGTAAGCAAAAAATCTGCCTGATTGAGTCTGAAACGGGTGTGTGCGTATAA